The DNA region aaaatttatataatttaaaaattaattgagaaGTTAAGAAATGAATATAAacgatgcaattttttttctaccCTGCCTATTCAGAGAATCGGAAttgagaatcgtttggaactgGAATTGAAACGTGGAATCGTGATCGGAaccggaaccgttcaaattcaaacgatgcccaaccctaaatatgtacagtattttgtttGTGTGATATTTAACTTTTGTTGATTGCAGTTTGTCCAGGAAGCTGTTTTACTCTGCGTGAAAAAATTGAGCAGAAAACAGCCAGACACACCGGTCGGGCTCATCACCTTCAACTATGAGGTACAACATAACAAATTGTATTCCACAGTGTATACACAGTATGTGTTGTAGTTTTGTGTAGTATGTGCCTGAAAGTTGAGCAAATGTGCGTTAGGTGACGGTACACGGCTACGGAGATTTTCCGTCACTCGTCCTTCAAGCGGATGAATTAATAGATAGCGACAATCTCAAGGCGGCCGCGTCCGCTTTCGCTACTCCGCCACCGCTGTCAAGCACCAAAGATTTCCTGGAGCAGCAAGTCACGAGGTAAGAGCGACCAAATTGTCGAAATCCTCATTAAGaaatattttcttgtttatttttcatttttgatgtttgatttagttaaaaaaaaaaaaattcaattaaacatagttttttttattgctgtaTTGTAGAGGTGTAACGGtaaacaaaaatctcggttcggtacgtacctcggttttgaggtcaccgttcggttcattttcgatacagtaagaaaacaaaatgcaaaatataaatgtgctagttgtttattacacacctttgtgctttcaacaataggaacattagcctatacaaagctagaattctgctcaaaaagtatgggtatttaaagataatccaacaacaatttgattttcagaccctgaaaaataaatattctgTCATTTCTGTAGCCGCAAACATCAAATCAGTGCATATGATTTACTTTTACGGCCCACACGATATAATGTGGCGGGCCGGAACTGGCCCCCGGACTGCTAGTTTGACACCTACGGCATAATTCAATGATTTCCACAAAATTTCCTTTGTTTGAGGATTTTTCAcatttgtgcgttttttttcctaGTTTATCAGCAGAGGGCACCACAGCGCTTGGCCCGGCTGCTCTGGTCGCCATCACCATGGCGTCCAGACACCCCGGCTCCAAGGTGAGCGTCACCCGCCGACCTGATAGTTTTCCTCAATTTAAGTCATACTCACTCCATCTCTGAAAAGGTAATCATCTGTACAGACGGCAAGGCCAACACGACGTTAGGGAATCTAGAAGTGGAGGACAACGACGCGCGGACGCTCTTGTCGTCCACTATTTTCTACCAGAAATTGGGTGAACGTGCTGCTCATCAGGGGTAATTTCAAAATACTGCTCATTCATTTGTTCCGTGATCATGCTCATAATTCCAAAACATTGTATTGGATTACAATTGTCTTTCCTTTTTCCAGTGAGTGACAGGTCGCCATGGTTTTTAAAACGTTTACACATTAGCAATGGTTTGGCtaacatccaatgagttaatcTGACTTTAGATTTGTTTTTAAGTAATAACAATTGAccccaaaaagtattttttgccgtttctttttaaagaaagaaaaaaacctttttttcctagccataaatgttcaattttatttttttttgggggggggggggttaatatctgttaagttgtgtttttttcattcgacaaaattttcccacaaaaaaagccatcctaaaaatatatttttatcaaCAAAAAACATCCAAGTTTacttgtatttgatcaaatatcaaataaatttctgaaaacaaacaaaaaacaatacattacgctttttaaaaaaacatttttttgtgaccaaaagacaacaacaagaaagtaatatttttaacataattttttttaaacttttttttttttttttttacacaaaaggttctattcacaaaaaaaaaaacgtttttcctAACCGAAAGGTTGAATTAtaattttttatggggttgggGTCAATATCTgttaagttgtatttttttctttcaacaaaattttcccacaaaaaaagccatcaaaaaaaaaatttatcaacaaaaaaaaagcacacaaaagTTTACTTGTATTTGATAAAATTTCAGATttctgaaaacaaacaaacaaacaaaaaaacaatatgtcacacttttaaaaaaaaacatttttgttaacCAAAAAAACCCCATGTTTttaacataataaaaaaaaaaaatttaacacaaAAGGttatattcacaaaaaaaacccccaaaaggttgaattatattttttttaagggggggggtcaATATCTGgtaagttgtatttttttctttcaacaaaattttcccacaaaaaaagcaatcaaaaaaaatctaatcaacaaaaaaaagcatgcaaaagtttacttgtatttgataaaatatcagatttctgaaaacaaacaaacaaaaaacaatatgtcacacttttaaaaaaaaacaaaaacatgtttttgttgatcaaaaaacaacaacaagaaagtaatgttttgaacataatttttgtaaacactttttttttttttacacaaaaggttctattcacaaaaaacatttttcctaaccaaaagtttgaattatatttttttagggggAGGGTACAAAACAGTCTGTTTAAGTTTTCAACAAAATAGTCCTATGATTAATAGTCCCCCCAACAAAGCCACTAAAAATgtagacaaaaagtttttttccctgaaaactgaccaataaaaaacaataaatcaaactttttttttcaatcataaaATGTTTGGTTGTTGAAAAACAACCCAATTTTCTTCCCAAAAATGTCGAATTATACTTTTTCCCACCTCATCCAAATGGATCTTgtgcttcaattttttttgcttcactttatgaaacattatgcttctccTAGCGTAACCGTGTCAGTGCTCTCAATCGAGGGAACCGACTGCCGATTAGATGAACTGGGACAACTTGCTGATCGTACCGGAGGAAAAGTAAGAAATTTCACTTTTGCACTTCTTTTCCATCTGATTTGATCACTTAATAGGCGTTTCGGTGTCCATTAGGTGGTGATCGCAAATCCCAGGATGCTGCAATCTGAATTTGAGCAGATCATCGACAACAACACCATAGCTACGCAATGCACCGTCTCGTTGATACTGCCCAAATCACTGTAAGATGAACTAGATGTTACATTTAGCACTGACTTAAacaaatataccgtattttccgcactataaggcgtatTGGAataaaggcgcaccttcaacgaatggcctattttaaaactgttttcatatagaagacgcactgcattataaggcgcagtagtagtagtaagagTAATGGTTGGGGTTgagttatgcatccactagatgaagctgcacaaaagggaatgtcatgccatgattaacttatattgatccatatatgaaGCGCATCGGATTATAAGACGCACTGTCAGATTTTGAGAAAATTAAAGGCTTTTAGATGGGTTTACATGgttgaacctcaaccatgagagacagaatgtgggaaaaaaacagaaaatcacattgtttgatttttaaagaatttatttccaaattagagtggaaaatgagtatttggtcgCCTACAAacgagcaagatttctggctgacgaaggggtctaacttcttctaacgaggtctaacgaggctccacttgttacctgtattaattgcacctgttttaagtctttatcggtataaaagacacctgtccacaatctcagtcagtcacactccaaactccactatggccaagaccaaagagctgtcgaaggacaccggagacaaaattgtagacctgcaccaggctgggaacactgaatctgcaataggtaaaacgcttggtgtaaagaaatcaactgtgggagcaattattagaaaatggaagacatacaagaccactgataatctccctcgatctggtgtCCATGCAAGATCGcacctcgtggcgtcaaaatgataacaagaacggtgcgcaaaaatcccagaaccacacggggggacctagtgaatgacctacagagagctgggaccacagtaacaaaggcatcagtaacacaatgcgccgccagggactcaaatcctgcactgccagacgtgtccccctgttgaagaaagtacacgtccaggcccgtctgcggttcgctagagagcatttggatgatccagaagaggactgggagaatgtgttatggtcagatgaaaccaaaatagaactttttggtagaaacacaggttctcgtgtttggaggagaaagaatactgaattgcatccgaagaacaccatacccactgtgaagcacaggggtggaaatatcatgctttgggactgtttttctgcaaaaggaccaggacgactgatctgtgtaaaggaaagaatgaatggggccatgtatcgagagattttgagtgaaaatctccttccatcagcaagggcattgaagatgagacgtggctgggtctttcagcatgacaatgatcccaaacacacagccagggcaacaaaggagtggcttcgtaagaagcatttcaaggtcctggagtggcctagccagtctccagatctcaaccccatagaaaatctacagggggagttgaaagtccgtgttgcccaacgacagccccaaaacatcaatgctctagaggagatctgcatggaggaatgggccaaaataccagcaacagtgtgtgaaaagcgtgtgaagagttacagaaaacatttggcctccgttattgccaacaaacggtacataacaaagtattgagatgaacttttggtattgaccaaatacttattttccaccatgatttgtaaataaattctttaaaaatcaaacaatgtgattttctgtttttttccacattctgtctctcatggttgaggtttacctatgttgacaattacaggcctctctaatattttcaagtggcagaacttgaacaattaatggttgacgagatacatatttgccccactgtacatatacagacacattatctttattattatttatattatgatgtaatttaattaattttctcaACTGTATTTCACCATCTACTTGAACGCAAACATAGAAGTaaaagatttttattttattttatatatatttatatattatatttatatattatatttatataaatatcGACACTGAGGGGTTAACGTGAATTCAGGCATCAAAGGGTAAAATTAATCATATGATTTTTTTGCAGGCGTATGAGAGGAGAGAAAGAAGCGGGTCACAAAACATGTAGAAAAGTGGGAAACGTGCACCCGGATGAAGAGATCACCTTCCAGTTCATGGCCGACGAGGCTGAAGGTATGATAAAACGGTTAACCCTTTATATCGAACTCatttgactcattggctgccattgacgctaGACCTCCAATCCACTTGGAGTATCAGCACATGGAAGTACATATACTTGAATTGCAAATACATGTAAGTTCATTGTTGTAGTACAAGTAAACACAGTTACATGTACTTGTGGTACAGGTACCCGAAAGTACATGTGCTCTTAGTACCAATACAGGCATCTACATGTACTTCAAGTACAAATACGTGCAGTTCACATTGTTCTAGTATCGGTACACTCGAGTAcatttacagtccctgacaaaagtcttgtcgcttatccattttgtagaagcaattgctaataacctgacttttaattattcacttggtttcagaaatggctcatatgaaagctaagaccctcccaaatgaggttgaatgtacaaaaatatatttgtttcactgaaaaaagatttatcatttaatgaagacatagaggtcaaattttggcaagacaaaagttttgtcgcctaatcacaaaaaatatacttcaaatacaaaaatacgttacataacataagcgaattaagtagtggtgctgtgagatccaaatttaatattttgtacgacttccatgggcttcggcaaggattcatacaatttattgatgaagtcatcaggaacatcaaagaaagcagtcttgcatgcctcccagagttcatcaacattcttgggtttcgtcttccatgcttcctctttcatcctaccccagacatgctcaatgatgttcatgtctggtgactgggctggccaatcctggaggatcttgatcttctttgccatgAGGacgtttgaggtagagattgaagtatgcgatggagcaccatcctgctgcagaatttgtccctttttatggttaggaatgtaagaggcagctaagatttgttgatatttcagactatttctctcagggtgcagacaattaaaaaaccgtgtggcatttgccaaggcccatagcctgtcaaaaggatggacgctggaaaagtggcaaaaggtggatttctcagatgaatcttccattgaattacaccacagtcgcagcaaatattgcaggacacctactggagcccgcatgggtcCGAGATTttttcagaaaacagtgaagtttggtggtggcaaaatcatggtctggggctacATCCAGTataggggtgtgcgagagatctgcagggtggaaggcaacataaatagtctgaaatatcaacaaatcttagttgcctcttacattcctaaccataaaaagggacaaattctgcagcaggatggtgctccatcacatactacaatcaagatcctccaggactggccagcccagtcaccagacatgaacatcattaagcatgtctggggtaggatgaaagacgaagcatggaagacgaaacccaagaatgttaatgaactctgggaggcatgcaagactgctttctttgttgttcctgatgacttcatcaatgaattgtatgaatccttgccgaagcccatggaagtcatacaaaatattaaatttggatctcacagcaccactacgcttatgttatgtaacatatttttgtatttgaagtacattttttgttcaattttcacactactttctgtaggcgacaaaacttgtcttgccaaaatttaacctttatgtcttcattaaatgataaaaaaaaaatcagtgaaacaaatttatttttgtacattcaacatcatttgggagggtcttagctttcatatgagccatttctgaaaccaattgaataattaaaagtcaggttgttAGCAATTGTTCCTACAAAACGGATAAGCGAcacgacttttgtcagggactgtacatgaGATTGTGGTACAAGTACACAGAAATACACAAACCTGTAGTACAGGTACATGCAAGTACATATATTTGTAGTTCAAATACATGCAACCACAATAAACATTATATCCAACTACAAGATTGAATTTCTGAAGAAATTGTGTTTGGATGCTTTGCTTTCTCTCCTATGGGGCATTCCTATTGGCTGATGCTGaacgaatgctcatgtttcagtgccattgacgccactactagacatccaattccttTTGATGgaaacgttcattcgccccctccCATCACAAGGGTTTGGACGTCGAGCGCCCTCAACGGCACTGAAACAGTTCAtggccaaaaatagtcacttcgagggttaagtaacatgacagtaagaataaaaacaaaacaagcaagTGAGGAAACGTTAAAAAGTGATGACTAAGTTATCGGTGATAGAAATAGACATAAGACAATGGAAAAGAAGAAGTGAGGATGTCGCGCTGTACTGAGCGCTGCAAAACTGTTTATGTTTCGAAAAAAAGACTGGCAACTGTCCAGATCTAAAAACAAAAGAAAGTGAGTCATCATGAAAACACAACTTTagttgaattattattattattaaatagttGTTGAACATAATTGAAACATGTTAAGTACAGTTTGTGTAAAGTTAGTTATTTGAATTGAGGGATAAATAATGTAATGTGAAAATATGTGAAACAGTAATAGAATATTTTGTGCTCATCTTGGAATTGTTTGCtattaaaacaaatatttcagTTAAAATTAGATTATTAGATGTTCAGTACTGTATGTGTAAAGTAattcaaacatttattcatctatAAATAATCAAAAATACTATAATAACAGCTACATTCATGAtagttttttatgttttacttaTGAATTCTAAACCTTTGCCCCGaatttgtgaatttttttttgttcattattagcatatatatatatacactctcatacatttgttgtcatttatttttatatttttatatagtaaaaaataattagtgtttttttttttttttataaaaaggattatttttattttaatgcttttattcacatattgtttttttgcattataatatttatttaatgtaattggtttaaaaaatattttaaatacaaaagTTAATTTCCTCATATTTGTTTAGGGAGGTTTATAAATATTCTCTTGTCAtgtatttcttttattttgaaaaataaaaagttatattgaaatattttagttttaatacagtaaatattgAGTTAAACCTTTgccgccattgacagcgatagacgtcaaatcttTTTTGAACTGGGTTGGCAGGCTTTGAATCATCACGTTTCAGTGTTTCAGTTAGCCTGTCACTTACCATGATTTTTCACATTGGGTTgttaatggcagacaatgagctaAATCTTTTGAAAATGAAGTATTTTTGCATCCAGTGTTGTCGCCGGCGTTGGTCAGCACCGTGTCTATCCAGCTCCAGCTAAGATACACGCTGAAGAATGGCCAGAGGATGCTACAAGTCTTCACCGCAACCCGAAATGTCACCAACGAAAGGTGATGACGCTGACCGTGTCGTATCAGACATGTTCAACAATTGTATATTTTTGAGGCTCGTGAGAAGGGCGTGTGtctagtagggctgcagctattgattattttagtagtcgtgtAATCTTTGAACTTGTTATTTCGaacaatcgagtaatcggatcagGAACTTTTAATgccttgcagaataaattttaggagatgtaaaacaaaggcttgctaagattgcgctttcaaaagagcattaaatgtgaatacaaaattaaattcctgggtgtttcttcaaacaatgcagaattgatctttcatttcacaagagcaacaagtgaaatacctgagcttagcctcaaactacgatcgaagtacaacaaaaaacaattggctaacttgcatagcaaaagtccgttagcttaaatgctataaaatgctaatgtttttttttatttacaatgctcctaacaaatcgttcaaacatatattctaacaaaaaaaaaaaaaaattggctaaatatacctataaactaaattacaaatgtataaaaaacatattagctaaaaaaaaaacttaccttatgttggtcttaacaaggagcagctggattcagcctgttaaatgagttatgtcatattcactgttgccactagaggtcaGTGTatacacccaaatcaataaaaccaaatgcaaacactttcaaaataaaccattacatcgCCCctcttaattaaacgaatactcgaagcagcaaaatttgattcgattcCCTAATCGAATTtctcaagttaattgattaattgttgtAGCACTAGTGTCTAGAAATGAGGGCGTGTCTGGCCATACGTTATGCCAAAATGCTAACGATGCTCCAACGATATGTGCCGACGATAACGCACTTGGGTTTCTTGTTATCAGTGTTGCACCAATCTTTTGGCTTCCGATACCGATTCCGATACCCGGCTGTGCTGATACTATACTGATACTGCAAGTTTTGAAGAGAAtatgctttttttctgttctcTTAAATagtaaattactgcatactcacaTAAATGTAAAGTCATTGCTATTATAGCTggcagccatcttgggtaggtcGACCAGTGGTTTGAAACTAAATTTCTAAGAGTACATTTTGCGccttatttcttagtactccccGATACTAATGATGTCATTTTAGCGCCGTATTGGAACCGATACCAATACTAGTATCAGTGCAACATtatagtgcctgtgacagcataaaaaaaatcttaaatagcattattatgtgcattagaatcatattttgagacgatctgACGATTTGGCAAAGCGGCGTGAacgctagccaacatgctaacccgaaccgagcggcgtATCCAAGTCTTATTCACGCCTTTCGAAGCTATAAataacacaaaactaccccggatcatgtcacacagcagcggggttgtcgattgtctgtcttcaccgatcggcaacccccctgacagcgagcaagttacatttgattcaggagcataaaataccacgtgaaatatgaaataaacatgcttcttGCTGTCATAAGCACTTTAACTGTTAGGTGAACGTATTCCTAAACTTCTCCCAGATTCGCACTTTCGGATTTTCAGTTAAATTCTTGTGCTTAAAGATTTTTCACCAATTAGCGTAGCTCGACGCTACGTTGACGGTTGCGTTACCCTTCCCCCTCAGATTGGTGGCGCTGTCCTGTCTGTCGCTGCCCATCATCCAGCTCAACTCCTCGCAGGCCAGCGCCGCCCTAGCCGTCCGAGGTCGATTCCTGGATGCCCGGCGGGAGAGCGAGCAGCAGATGAAACTCATCAAGAGAGTCGTGTGAGTACGACGCCCAAGACGGTCAGCCTCGTCCCTCCTCGCCGTGACGTCTTCTTGTCGTCTTCAGAGAACACAACCGCAGCGCTGAGGACAGGCAGACGTACAAGGAGTGGGTCGACACTATGGAGCCATTATACAACAACTTCCATAACTTCACAAGGGTTTGCTAgctttttgtggcatttttttagcgctttcagtgccattgacggtgatagacattcCATTCATGTGGCTGTGTATTGAAAaaagtttatcacaagtagacgtccaatccatttgaagtgggagggtggcagcgaatgaacgaacgttcattcactgccacccttccactgcaaatggattgaacgtctgtaGCCGTCGATGGAGGACAATTTGTTAACTTTCTTATGCTTCAACTTTCAACATCCGAAATTTATTTTTCAGGCAAAGTCTGTCGTCTCCGACTCGCAGGTAAATTCAAATCTCAACATTTAGGACTCTTAATGTATGCAAACTCCTTATTAAATCGTTACTTGCTGTTTGCTTCTTAGTTTAGGATACTTCGTGTTTGAATAATTCTTACAAGGTTACTTTCTATTCGGATTATTACTATTAGAGTACTTTCTGTTTGTACGTTTCTTGCTTGGGGTAAAACATTTCTGCTAGGGTGCTTCCTTTTCAGGTGTTTCTCTCTCACTAGGGTACTCCCATGTTTAGATGTTAGtctagggcaggggtccccaacctattccactaaggcacactgtgggtgcaggat from Corythoichthys intestinalis isolate RoL2023-P3 chromosome 21, ASM3026506v1, whole genome shotgun sequence includes:
- the si:dkey-9k7.3 gene encoding circularly permutated Ras protein 1; this encodes MEFACDFVYVSPPAAPKDNSQVFKRSALLPPVNWIRPAAAPPPPPVKSDESCPKVGEWPDKSRQQGMAGSRSHHYDNAYLEQQSSKRLIPTRKTALLPPHLTSASNSRSPSPNQTADKFIYDNVRPESLEGHSTPDIPDGTGLDANSSGHTAPSAPPLPPRPSFLKNMPEYLDLLPASSSHEETIICPTSAPPPPAPADDSRPLQGNPNVILVSLGKLLLEKVQCTQGKPTSCSQCGAVLYSAYDNAINGCYFCEQGALSVGLEHGLFLLRPPKKLLSNSQPLLIFCIDISASMSITSQVSTGEHFIHRSRLEFVQEAVLLCVKKLSRKQPDTPVGLITFNYEVTVHGYGDFPSLVLQADELIDSDNLKAAASAFATPPPLSSTKDFLEQQVTSLSAEGTTALGPAALVAITMASRHPGSKVIICTDGKANTTLGNLEVEDNDARTLLSSTIFYQKLGERAAHQGVTVSVLSIEGTDCRLDELGQLADRTGGKVVIANPRMLQSEFEQIIDNNTIATQCTVSLILPKSLRMRGEKEAGHKTCRKVGNVHPDEEITFQFMADEAEVLSPALVSTVSIQLQLRYTLKNGQRMLQVFTATRNVTNERLVALSCLSLPIIQLNSSQASAALAVRGRFLDARRESEQQMKLIKRVVEHNRSAEDRQTYKEWVDTMEPLYNNFHNFTRAKSVVSDSQSLTDAGAALLYAMKQSNRKTIMIKNQQNLHFSPHWKQSKD